In a single window of the Blastopirellula retiformator genome:
- a CDS encoding anti-sigma factor family protein gives MSTPNNDNLVPVDDAEQQLVAYLDGELTDDDRIAVEARLADDFDYRQRLQRLERAWDMLDTLPRVEASESFVHTTVEMISVAASQELETIQDQQQSRKWRVLAITLAASLVAAVAGFGWISYSASSENQQLLTELPLIENMDKYQKVDEVEFLEQLRNEGLFVSEVDDGA, from the coding sequence ATGAGTACGCCGAACAACGACAATTTGGTACCTGTCGATGACGCCGAGCAGCAGCTTGTCGCCTATCTCGACGGAGAGTTGACCGACGACGATCGCATCGCCGTCGAAGCTCGCCTGGCCGACGACTTCGACTATCGTCAGCGGCTGCAGCGGCTGGAGCGCGCCTGGGATATGCTCGATACGCTCCCCCGCGTCGAAGCGAGCGAATCGTTCGTGCATACCACGGTCGAAATGATCTCAGTCGCCGCTTCGCAAGAGCTCGAAACGATTCAGGATCAGCAACAATCGCGCAAATGGCGGGTGCTGGCGATTACTTTGGCCGCTTCACTGGTGGCGGCGGTCGCCGGGTTCGGCTGGATCAGCTATTCAGCCAGCAGCGAAAACCAGCAACTGCTGACGGAACTGCCGCTGATCGAAAACATGGACAAGTACCAGAAGGTCGACGAGGTCGAGTTCCTCGAACAGCTTCGCAACGAGGGACTGTTCGTCTCGGAGGTGGATGATGGCGCTTAG
- a CDS encoding RNA polymerase sigma factor yields the protein MSITESTAKRYELQDPDVRLMLEVRDDNAAAFEELMLRYQNRLINLMHHLMGRRDQAEDLAQEVFLRVYRSRKSYKPGSKFSTWLYTIANNVASNARRSMARRKEIHIDGGDEGGLGPANPLERIAKAASGQMPARVIDRAEMGEVVRLAMETLNDRQRMAVLLSKFEEMSYADIATTMGMSVEAIKSLLSRARANLKVALEPYLEQGARPPAE from the coding sequence TTGTCGATTACTGAATCGACCGCCAAACGTTACGAACTGCAAGATCCGGACGTCCGGCTCATGCTTGAGGTGCGCGACGACAATGCGGCCGCGTTCGAGGAGTTGATGCTGCGCTATCAAAACCGGCTGATTAACCTGATGCACCATTTGATGGGGCGCCGCGACCAGGCCGAAGACCTGGCCCAGGAGGTTTTTCTGCGGGTCTACCGATCGCGCAAGTCGTACAAGCCGGGCTCGAAGTTTTCGACCTGGCTGTACACGATCGCCAATAACGTCGCCAGCAACGCTCGCCGCAGTATGGCTCGTCGCAAAGAGATCCACATCGACGGCGGCGATGAGGGGGGACTAGGCCCGGCCAATCCGCTCGAACGGATCGCCAAAGCGGCCAGCGGGCAGATGCCGGCGCGGGTGATCGACCGGGCCGAGATGGGCGAAGTCGTCCGCCTGGCGATGGAAACGCTGAACGACCGCCAGCGAATGGCGGTATTGTTGTCGAAATTTGAGGAAATGAGTTACGCCGATATCGCGACCACCATGGGGATGTCGGTTGAAGCGATTAAGTCTCTGCTCTCGCGGGCCCGGGCCAATTTGAAAGTGGCGTTGGAACCGTACCTGGAGCAAGGGGCGCGACCGCCAGCCGAATGA